The following are from one region of the Carassius auratus strain Wakin chromosome 13, ASM336829v1, whole genome shotgun sequence genome:
- the LOC113112616 gene encoding 40S ribosomal protein S24 isoform X3: MNETVTVRTRKFMTNRLLQRKQMVVDVLHPGKATVPKTEIREKLAKMYKTTPDVVFVFGFKTQFGGGKTTGFGMIYDSLDYAKKNEPKYRLQRHGLYEKKKTSRKQRKERKNRMKKVRGTKKASVGASGKK; this comes from the exons ATG AACGAGACCGTCACTGTCAGGACCAGAAAGTTCATGACAAACCGGCTGCTTCAAAGGAAGCAAATG GTTGTCGATGTCCTGCATCCAGGCAAAGCAACAGTCCCCAAGACAGAGATCAGGGAGAAGCTTGCAAAAATGTACAAAACCACCCCAGATGTGGTGTTCGTCTTCGGCTTCAAAACTCAGTTTGGCGGTGGCAAGACAACTGGGTTTGGAATGATCTACGACTCATTGGACTATGCAAAGAAAAATGAGCCCAAATACAGGCTGCAAAGG CATGGCCTTTATGAGAAGAAAAAGACCTCTAGAAAACAGCGCAAGGAACGCAAGAACAGAATGAAGAAAGTTAGAGGCACCAAGAAAGCTTCTGTTGGTGCTTCGGGCAAGAAG TAA
- the LOC113112616 gene encoding 40S ribosomal protein S24 isoform X2 produces the protein MNETVTVRTRKFMTNRLLQRKQMVVDVLHPGKATVPKTEIREKLAKMYKTTPDVVFVFGFKTQFGGGKTTGFGMIYDSLDYAKKNEPKYRLQRHGLYEKKKTSRKQRKERKNRMKKVRGTKKASVGASGKKK, from the exons ATG AACGAGACCGTCACTGTCAGGACCAGAAAGTTCATGACAAACCGGCTGCTTCAAAGGAAGCAAATG GTTGTCGATGTCCTGCATCCAGGCAAAGCAACAGTCCCCAAGACAGAGATCAGGGAGAAGCTTGCAAAAATGTACAAAACCACCCCAGATGTGGTGTTCGTCTTCGGCTTCAAAACTCAGTTTGGCGGTGGCAAGACAACTGGGTTTGGAATGATCTACGACTCATTGGACTATGCAAAGAAAAATGAGCCCAAATACAGGCTGCAAAGG CATGGCCTTTATGAGAAGAAAAAGACCTCTAGAAAACAGCGCAAGGAACGCAAGAACAGAATGAAGAAAGTTAGAGGCACCAAGAAAGCTTCTGTTGGTGCTTCGGGCAAGAAG AAGTGA
- the LOC113112616 gene encoding 40S ribosomal protein S24 isoform X1, which translates to MNETVTVRTRKFMTNRLLQRKQMVVDVLHPGKATVPKTEIREKLAKMYKTTPDVVFVFGFKTQFGGGKTTGFGMIYDSLDYAKKNEPKYRLQRHGLYEKKKTSRKQRKERKNRMKKVRGTKKASVGASGKKKK; encoded by the exons ATG AACGAGACCGTCACTGTCAGGACCAGAAAGTTCATGACAAACCGGCTGCTTCAAAGGAAGCAAATG GTTGTCGATGTCCTGCATCCAGGCAAAGCAACAGTCCCCAAGACAGAGATCAGGGAGAAGCTTGCAAAAATGTACAAAACCACCCCAGATGTGGTGTTCGTCTTCGGCTTCAAAACTCAGTTTGGCGGTGGCAAGACAACTGGGTTTGGAATGATCTACGACTCATTGGACTATGCAAAGAAAAATGAGCCCAAATACAGGCTGCAAAGG CATGGCCTTTATGAGAAGAAAAAGACCTCTAGAAAACAGCGCAAGGAACGCAAGAACAGAATGAAGAAAGTTAGAGGCACCAAGAAAGCTTCTGTTGGTGCTTCGGGCAAGAAG AAG AAGTGA